The genomic segment AACGGCGTTACGTCCACGAACAGTTCGGCGCTGCCCACGGTGAGCAAGGGACGATGTTCTTCCATGCCCGGTGGGTTGCCCAGTTCGGCCGCGCCCATGGAAATGCCCAGCCGCGGCCAGAAGGTCCAGGAAAGGTCGCCAGTGATGAGCACTTCCCGATCCGTAGCCTCCTGGACTTGCCTGGCAATCAGGGGACGGAAGGCATTTGGGTCCACCAGCATCGCCAGCGCAACAACGGCGCCGACAGCCAGCAGGACGAGAATGCCGATTATAATAAGGATTTTTTTCATGAAACTCCTTCTCTATGTAAGGCCCCAGATTCAAGTACTGATTTACGAGGATGAAAGGTCTTGACGTCAACCCGTCTCCTTCAGACACAACACACGACCATTCCCTCCACCACATCCATACCGCGAATGTCAGGTGTGAGGCCGGAGAAAAGGCGATCAAAGGCTTCCAGACCCTTGAGATACAGGATTGACACTGTCCGGCCGGAGTCTTCTCCCGCATGCGCAGCGTAATGCTCAAAGGATAGGCCACAACTCCAGTGACGACAATCCTCCCGGCCATGAATGTGTAGAATCATCACTCAACACGTGGCAACCCTCTGAGCAAGTATTACTGGAGAGGCTGAGGGGGCATTCGAACTCAAGGCTCAATTTATCTTTCCACGAAGAACTACGCTGCAGAAGTCCGGCTTGCCATCCGAGAAATATGGATTAGGTGATATGTGCCCGACCCATCCTTGAAGAACAGCAACTGCCGTACGGCAGCGCCCCCCCACACTTGAATAATTTTGTTGTCAAGCCATGACATTTATTTGAATTTAACTATTTCTACTTTGAAACGAAGGCTGAACTCGACGGCTTCTGCTGCCATGAACATGTTTGAACTGAGGATACACCATGAAAATCATCTATTGGAAACTGATCTTGATCGTTGCGATTGTCTTGTTGGGAGCGGAAAATCTCTCCGCGAGAACGGTTTATGTCGGGGAACGTCAGGAGATAACTCAACGCACCGGCCCGTCGACCGATCATCGAGTATTGAAAATGCTGCCCACCGGGGCTCGATTGACAGTTTTGGAAACGAATGACGGCTGGTTGCGCGTTCAAGGCCCAGACGGAACCGTCGGCTGGGTGCTGCAGCGATTTACCTCTGGAGAACTGCCCAGCAACCTGCAACTGGAACGCCTCCAGCAGGAATACGACCAGCTTCGGGCCGCTTCCGGGGGTGCTTTGGACAGGGTAGCCGAACTGGAAGCCTCCAACACGAACCTCATGGATTCACTTTCCGAAGCCACCAGCAGTCTTGCCGCTTTGGACGAAAAATATACGACTCTGGCCGCGGAGGCGGCTAACGTTATTGAATTGAAGGAACAACATGACCAAGCCATGCAGGATTTACAACAAGCAGAGGCCCGGATCATTCGATTGAGCGAAGAGAACGCGGAACTGCGTTCATCTGAACAGTTGCGCTGGTTTCTTTCCGGAGCTGGAGTCGTTTTCGGTTCCTGGCTGTTCGGCTTTCTCATGGGACGCCGGCGGCGCCGACAACCTTCCAGTCTGAGGTTGTAGAGTCACTGTCACCAATGTGGCCTTTTATCATCATCCTGCCTCAATACATTCCTTGTCAGTGGCATATGAGGTCGTGCCCCCATTGTTCACAGGGAGTCGGATTCTAGAATTGGGTCACTGGCGTTCATTATTCGTTGGCCTGACGGCTCACGCCCTCTCCTGGCCATGAGCCGACAAATGCGAAAGGACTGAACCTATGCGGTCTGATTTTGAAATCCTCGGAGGGCTGGGACCTCGTTTCCAGCCACTTCGATCATGCCGTTGCTCATGGCCAATGGGCTGCGGCTGAAAAAATTTCGGGGCATAGGATTCATTAAACAGCGCAACGAGGAGGAAAAAATGGAACATGTTACAATCCCGCAAACAAAACTTGATGTCAGCCGTGTGGCGCTGGGCACCTGGGCCATCGGCGGCTGGATGTGGGGCGGAACCGATGAGCAGGAGTCGATCAGGACGATTCATGCGGCTCTGGACAAGGGCGTGAACGTGATCGACACAGCTCCGGTTTACGGCTTTGGCCGCTCTGAAGAAATCGTCGGCAAAGCCCTGAAGGAATATGGGCGTCGCGAGAACGTCCGCATCGCCACGAAGGCGGGCCTGAACTGGACCGCCGACGGTCAGGTCTTCCGCGACTGCACTCCAGAACGGATCACGAAGGAAATTGACGAATCCCTGCAGCGGCTCGGGGTCGACCACATCGACATCTACTTCGTGCATTGGCCGGATCCGACGGTGCCCATCGAGGAAACCGCCCAGGTGATGAACAATCTTTTCAAGCAGGGCAAGATCGGCTCCATCGGCGTGTCCAACTATTCAACAGCGCAAATGGACGCCTTCCGCGGCGAAGCTCCGCTGCATCTGTGTCAGCCGCCGTACAACATCTTCGAGCGGGAAATCGAACAGGACATATTGCCCTACTGCAAGACCAACAACATCGCCCTGATGACCTACGGCGTGCTCTGCCGCGGCCTGCTCAGCGGAAAGATGCGCCGCGACCGGGAGTTCAAGGGGGACGACCTGCGCAAGGCGGATCCGAAGTTCCAGCAGCCCCGATACGACCAGTACCTAGCGGCAGTCGAGGAGCTCAAGGCGCTGGGCTCGAAGAAGAACAAGGGACTGCTGCCCTTTGCCGTGCGCTGGGTTCTGGACCGTGATGTGGAAATCGCGCTCTGGGGCGGCCGCAATCCGGACCAGATGGAACCGCTGGCGGAAATCGAAGGCTGGAAAGTGGATTCCGAAATCATGCAGCGCGTGGAAGACATTCTGGATGAGCATGTCACGGACCCCGTTGGTCCGGAATTCATGGCCCCCCCTTCCCGGAACGACGTCAGCATGGATTGACGGAAGGATGAAAAACTATGTGGGGTGTTCGGGATACAGCTACGACAGCTGGACTGGCGCATTCTATCCCAGGGATGTTCCGAAAAAGCGATTGCTGAAATATTATGCAGAATATTTCGATACGGTGGAAACCAACAGCAGCTTCTACCGCCTGCCCAATGAAAGCACTTTAAAAAACCTGGTATCATGGCGTACCGGCAATTTCCGCTTCACGCTCAAGGGAAGCCGGTACGTCACCCACAAAAAAACTTAACGATGTCGGGGACGCAGTCGGATTTTCTATGATGCTGCCAGCATGCTCAAAGGGAAATTGGCCTGCATCCTGTGGCAGTTACCGGACACTCTGCATAAGAACCTGGACAAGCTGGAATCGTTCTTCAGGGTACTCAGTGACGACTTCCTGATTCCTGAACAATAACGACTTCATCTCGGTGCCAGCCATTCAACTACGATCAGCAGAATAATCAGAGCTATGGCCGTCAGCACGGCAACGGTACCTCTCTGGAGATCCAGCAGTTCATGCAGGGTCAGCTTGCCGTAGTCTCCCCACTCCTGCACCTTTTTCTTGATCTTTTCCGGAACTTCCGCAAACAGCCACGATCCGGCTATCAGCCCAGCGGCCACTGCCAGGGCATCGAAGTTCCCCTGGCCAATGGCCGCGGCGTTGGTGCCCGGACAGTATCCGCTCAAGCCGAAACCGGCACCGAAGATCAAGCCGCCGATAATATTGGCAGCATATCGCGTTGAGGGCAGCTGGTACTGGACCATTCCCATGCGATGCATGACGTAAATCCCGATCATCCCGACCAGAATCGCCGATGCCATGACCTTGATGACGGTGAAATCCTCCAGCAGCAGAACGCCGATCAGTACGTGATATTTGGCCACTCCGCCTTTCTGGAGGAGAAAGCCGAACGCGACTCCGAAGACCAGACCGAGAAAGAGCTGGCCGGAGTTGCTTTCCGGAAACGAAGTGGATTCTGGTTTCGCTGACATGATCTAGACCCTGTAGAGCAGCATGGCGACAAGGATACCGCCGATAAAAAAGCAGATCACCGCCACCCAGCTGCCGACGGATAATTGTAATGTTCCGCTGATACCGTGACCACTCGTACATCCGCCTGCCACTCGCGCGCCAAAAGCCATAAGTACGCCACCGAAAAAGGCGGCAATCAGTCGCAGCGACAGCGCACCCTCGCCGAATCTCGCTTCCCACAATGGCGGCAGCCATCGTCCCGTGATTTCACCACCGGTCCAGGCAGCCAAAAACGCCCCGATGAAAATCCCGGCAAAAAGCATCAGGCTCCATGAGACTTGCGGTTTATTCTGCTGAAAATAGGGAAGAACATTTACTCTTCGCGGCGCGAAAAGCTTACCCAGCATACCTGCGATGATCGCATAGGCGCTGGATGCGCCGATTTTCTTGCCGGAAAAATAGAATGTCAGCCAGGAGAGAACTCCAATCAATCCGCCGGCAAGATACGGCGACCAGGCTGGTCCGGGATAGGACAACGGGCTGAGGGGATCCGTTTGCTGTCCCAGAGCATGCGCGGAACATGCAACAAGGAACGTCCCCGCAGTGACGACAGCCCTGCCCAAGGTCATCCCCGTCATGGCTTGCCGCCTTCCACCGGAAAACCGGCATTCGTCCAGGCCTGCCAGCTTCCGGGGATATTGCGCACGTCGTCGAAGCCGTTTTGTTTCAGGACGCTGGCCGCGATGCTGGAGCGATAGCCGCTGCCGCAGTAGGTTACCGTTGTCTTCTCGCGATCCAGCTTTTCGATATTGTCTCGCAGATAGGGGACGAAAAAATGCCGGGCACCGGGAATGTGACCGGATTTCCATTCCGCTGGGGTTCGGACGTCCACAAGCTGAACGTTTTTCAGAACGTCCTTCAGTTCATGGACGCTCATCTGAGGAATGTGGTTCAGCATTAAGCCGGCATTGTTCCAAGATTTCATGCCGCCCACCAGGTACCCCGCAAAATGGACGTACCCGGTCCGCCAGAGCAGTTTCACGATCCGCTCCAGTTGGTCGTCGTTTTCCAGGACCAGCAGCAACGGGTCGTCGAACTTGAGCATCCAGCCGGCCCAGGACGACAGTTCGGCTCGGGCCCCAATATTCAGGGCTCCTGGGATATGCCCACCGCAAAAGGCCATCATGTCCCGGGTATCGAGCACGATGTTGTTCTGATTCTCGGCTGTTTGCTTGAAATCCGCTACGGACAGGGCCGGAACGGGAGGATAACCGCCTTGGACATCCGCTCCTCTTGCGTTGAGATGATGCATCGGCTTGTAATAAAATGGTTCGGGGCCGGACGACTCGAGAACCATCTGGATGAAGGCGTCCCGGTCCTTGGTTCGCATATAGCGATTGTGTTTCTGCTCGTAGCCGATGGTCGAGCATTTGAGGTCGCCGATATCTGGGCCGCAGGACGAACCGGAACCATGACAGGGAAACACGAGCACTGAATCATCCAGGCTGCCGTAGAACCCGACAATGCTTTCGTACAACGCCCCGGCCAACCTCTTCGTCTCCTCTTCTCCCACCAGATCAGGACGCCCCACGGAATTGACGAAGAGACTGTCCCCGCTGAACACCGCCCAGATGGAATCCTTGTGCTTGGATTCGCTCATCAGGTAAGCCAGATGCTCCGCCGTATGGCCGGGAGTGTGCCTGGCCGTCAGAATGAAACTGCCGAAGTCCAAAGTATCGCCGGAATGGACCGGTTCATGATCATACCCATACTCACCGGCGTCCGCCTCATGACTGGCATAGATCTTCGCATTGGGAACCTTGGCCCTGAGTTCATGGGATCCGCTTACGAAGTCAACATGAATGTGGGTTTCGATGATATGGGTGATGCCAACCTCATGCTTTCGGGCCAGGTGCAGATAGATGTCGACATCAGGACGGGGGTCGATGACCACGCCAATCCCTTTGGAGGGATTTCCCAGCAGATAGGAAAGCTGCGCCACACCCGGCGTATGGATCTGTTCAAATACGATTGCCATGGAAACCTCCATCAGTTGCAGCGTCGAAAGGCTGACCACGTTCTGAACTCATATCAATATCAGTGCCAGCTCGTTCGTCATGATATCAGCTTAATTTCATGGGGTTGATTCCGCACGTGGTATGAATGTGGGTAAATTCTCACTCAATAAAATACAATTTCTTAAGACATTGGAATTCAGGGGCAAGAATCATAAATTTTTAAAAAATCCGGACGCTTTTCTGTATAACGACTTCCACCGTTGTTGCGTCAACATGCTACGATATTGCGCGCATCACTCATTCCGGAGAAGCCGGAAATCCAGGCCATTCGTCGAGTTTAATTATCCAGTTTTATCTGAAGAATTAACGTGGATTGTGGAGGAAAGACAGATCATGTTTTCAGGAAGATCGGGACTCATCCGAAATACCATGAGCCTTCAGATTGGCTACCATTCGCTGGTGATGGGAACCTGCCCAGTAGATACGCCGACATGCGGGGCATTCGTGGAATGTCTGATAATAGCGGGATGTCAACGGCTCAAGCCGGTCCGCGACGTCGGCTTTGGCTCGTGGTTCGAGTCTGATGTTGCAGTGGATGCATCTTGAGAACGCCTTGATATCGGACGCAAGCCCAAATAAATCGACAATTTCCTTGAGTTGATCCCAGGGGCGATGCGCACGGACCAACCGCCCGAAGACAACACGGCTTCGCCTGAGCAACCGATGGTCCCTGCTCAGTAGAACACGTCCGCTTCTCGCTGATTCAGCGGCTATCGCGGCATCCGACATTCCGCGGCAACCCGCGGCATCCATCCCGATCATGCGCAGCAATTCAGCAAGACGGTGCACGTTCTCATCAACCAGAAAGGCAAGACTTGGCAGGGGATTCGGACGAAGAAGAGTTGCCTTGGCCACATCCCATGGAGCAGCAATCGGAAAAACATTCAATTCAAATCCCGCTTCCACAACAGCATCAAATCCTACCGGTACACCATCGAGAAGAATCTCCCCGACTTCAGTGTGCGGCGGCCCAACTGCCTCGATGACATCCTTGACGGAAGCACGGCGTAGCAACGGATAACCACGTTTAGCGCCCTGCCTTGAGAAGGACGCGAAAACCCGCAGATCGTCATGAAAGGTGATCACTACAGGCATTTCGAAGCACCGAAAGTACAGTGGCAGAGATTTTCTTGTCTACCACGAAGGGCACGAAGAGCACGAAGCGGAACTGGGGGAGAAACTTCTTCGTGTCCTTCGGGCTCTTCGTGGTTATCTATTTGTTTCTATGAATTCAGTTGAGTTGTTGTCTTATACATTTACTTTATCACTGCGTTGATTTTTTTGATCTTCTTGAACACTTCGTCGAGATTATGATTTCGCCAAGCCACCCGCCGCAGATCGGAAGCCAGCATGTGTGGAGGGGCCGCGACTTCAGTTCGAATGCCCTGACGGCGAAGTTCCTCGACCATGGGGGCGTAATCCCCATCCGCGGCGACCAGAATCAGAAAGTCGGGATTCAACCGCAGACATAGGGACAAGGTGGCAATAATCAACCGCTGATCATCACTTTGCTTGTAATACCATTCCCCAACATCGCCGGTACTCCGTTTGGCCGGAGATTCAATGACCGTGGCGCCGCTCATCTGGAGGGCGTACTTTTTGCGCTCGAAATTCTGCGCCACCTGCATGAACGATTCGGCGGTATCATCATCGGGCACCCGGCGCACGAGGGGGACAAGTATTTCAAGGACATCAACATTTTTGGTCTCGTCAAGGGCATGTACGAAATCATCAATGGGGAACCATTCAAAACCAAATTCCTTGGCCCGCATTTCCGCGGGCAATAAATCGATACTGACAATTTTCCTGATCATGTCGTTCCTGTTTGATTATTCATGCACAATAGTTGCATGAGGTTAAAGTCATTTGAATGCTCAAGCTCAAGTGAGAGCAAAAGCCTTCCTCATTGAATGGCTAAAAAATCCGAATGCATAACTAAAACTCAGTAAGGAGTGAAAGCCTTCAAGAACAATCGATTGTATGCCACAAACAAAAGGCACATTTTATTTCACTGATATTGGTATTCATCCATAGGGGAAAAAATGATAGTACAACCTCCTGTATTTACTGTCATCAATTATCCATGCTCTGCCCTCTGTTCCGCCTTAACTCACTGAAAACATAGTTTTTCATCCTTGACTCTTTTATCGTTCCAATTATTCTCTTCCAAACAAACATCAACTTTGGAGGAAATTGTGGTGAAAATGCGAAGTCTTAAAAATTTTAGAACACCACCGACGCGGCGGATGTTTTTTTGTAATATTCTTTTTTTTCTGCTTTTTATCAGCATATCCCCAGCCGGCGCGCAACCTTTCAATGTTTTTGTGAGCATAGCGCCTCAGAAATATTTTGTTGACCGCATCGGAGGGGGCCTGGTGAACGTGTCCGTAATGGTTCCCCCTGGCGCCTCTCCCCATATGTACGAACCTCGACCGGCCCAGATGCGTGCTTTGGCGGAAGCCGAGATTTACTTCGCCATCGGAGTGGAATTTGAGAATGCCATATTGCCGAAGATCTCGTCCATGCATCCAAATCTACGGATCGTGCATACGGACCGGAATATCGAGAAAATCCCGATGATCCCGCATCACCACCATGACCATGAGCACGAAAGTGAGAAGGCTCACGGGCACGCTCACTCCCATGATCATAAGCAGGATCATGGACACAAACATGACAATGACCATGGGCATAAGCGTGGCCATGACCACAAGCATGATAACGAAAATAAACACGGCCATGGACACGATCAGGATAATGGACATAAGCAGGGTCATGGCCATACACATGCTTACGGCGATCCTCATCACGTTGATGCCCACAATGGACCGGACACCCACATCTGGCTTTCACCGGACCTTGTCCGCATCCAGGCAGGAGTAATCTTGGAAGCCCTGAGCGCTCTCGACAGCGCCCATGCAAGCGTTTATGAAGCCAACTTCAACAGCTTCATGAAGGATCTTGACGACCTGGATGCCGACATCCGGAGCACCCTTTCCGAAAAGGAAGGCGCCGCCTTCATGGTCTTTCATCCGGCCTGGGGATATTTTGCCCGTCATTACGGACTGGAACAGATTCCCGTTGAGGTAGAGGGCAAGGACCCCAGAGCCCAGGACTTGCAAAACCTGATTCAACGCGCCAAAGCCGAACAAATCCGAGTCGTCTTTGTTTCCCCCCAGTTTTCCGCACGTAGCGCGGAAACCATTGCTACAGCCATAGACGGCGAGATCATCGCCATTGATCCGTTGGCGGAAGACTGGATGGCGAACATGCGACTGGTCGCGGAAAAATTCAGGAAAGCCATGCTCTGATCATCGAGCCGGATGTTCGCGGACATTTTTCGGTAGTAAAGCCCAGGAGTCCTATTCCAATGCCAGCGCCTGTTGTCCATGTACAGGATGTTCATTTCGCCTATACCGGGCAGCACTGCGTGCTGGAAAACGTGAATCTGGATGTTCAGCAAGGAGACTTTCTGGCGGTTCTCGGTCCGAACGGCGGTGGCAAAACCACGCTTCTCAAGCTTCTGCTGGGTATCCTGTCGCCGCACAAGGGAACCATCTCGGTACTGGGCGAGCCTCCAGGCAGCACTCCTTCCCAGGTGGGATATGTTCCGCAGAACACCAACATCCACAACCTGTTTCCGATCACCGTGAAAGACGTGGTCCTGCTTGGCCGATTGCCGCGGCGAAATCGATGGCGCAACTTTTCCCAGACGGATGAACAGGCGGCCCGACAGGCCCTGGAGCACGTCGGCATCTGGCCGTTACGCAACAAGCGCATCGGACAGCTTTCCGGCGGGCAACGGCAGCGGGTCTTCATTGCCAGGGCGCTGGCAAACAGTCCGGAGCTGCTGTTTCTGGATGAACCCACGGCCAGCGTGGACCGTGAATTCCAGACGCTTTTCTACAATCTGCTCAAGGAACTCAATGCCACCACGACCATCATCGTGGTCAGCCATGACCTGTCCATTCTTTCCAGCCACGCCAAGTCCGTGGCATGTGTGAACAAGGCCCTGTTCTATCACGACCAGGCTGAATTCACCCAGAACATGCTCGAAGCCACCTACCACTGCCCCGTTGAACTCGTGGTTCATGGAGCGTTTCCTCACCGCGTACTCAAGGAACACGGCTGCTCATGAGCCTTGATTTCCTGCAGTTCGAATTCATGCGCAACGCCCTGCTGGCCTGCCTGCTGATCAGCATCAGTTGCGGAATCATGGGGACCCTGGTGGTTGTCAACCGGCTGGTCTTTCTTTCCGGCGGCATTGCCCACGCCTCGTATGGCGGCGTCGGCGCGGCCATGTATCTGGGAAGTTCGCCCTACTTCGGCGCGGCTCTATTTGCTCTTCTGGCTTCTGGAATCATGGGCGTGGTCAGCCTCAAATCCAAGCATCGCAGCGACACGGTGATCGGCGTCATCTGGGCCGTGGGAATGGCCGTGGGAATAATCCTGGTAGACATCACGCCGGGCTACAACGTGGATTTGATGAGCTACCTGTTCGGCAGCATCCTTCTGGTGCCCAGGGAAAGTCTCTGGCTGATGGCCGGCTTGAATCTGGCGGTTCTGGCGTGGATATGGTTTTTCTACTCGGATATGCTGGCCATGTCCTATGATGAGGAATATGCCCAGGTCATGGGCGCGCCTGTTCGGCTGCTGTACTTTGCCCTGCTGGCCTTGACCGCCTTGACCGTGGTCGTGGTCATCCAGGCCGTGGGATTGATCCTGGTCATCGCCCTGCTGACCATTCCGGCGGTCATCGCCGAGGGATTCTCCCGCTCCCTTGGCACGATGATGGCTTGGTCCGTATTCTTCAGCGCCACCTTCTGCATTTTCGGCCTGCTCCTGGCCTACCATCTGAATCTGACGGCCGGCGCATCCATTGTCATGGTTGCCGCGGCGGCTTTTTTTCTCGTCAAGACCCTCCAATGGGTGCGCGGCAGAAGAATTCCGTAAGCTCCCGTCCTAACTCGACCAGTTCGATCACCCGCGCACCAGAATGATCGCCCCCACGGCGAGAACCAGGGCCGCGACACGATTTCTCGTCATCTTCTCCCGGAATACAACCACGGACAATACCACGGCCACCAGGAAATGCATTCCGTTCACGGCTGCCACAATGGCCAGGGGACCCAGGGCCAATGCCTTGAGAAAAAAATAGAAACCGGCCAGATTGAGCAGTCCCATGGCCAAGCCGATGCCCACGGCCGTTTTTTTCGAGTCGTGATCCGGATCCGGCGCGAACATGCGCGGCGCCAGGACCAGGGTGAACAGGGTCGAGAAGATGTAGGACAAGGCGATGAAGGCCAACAGATCCGTGCCGTCGGCCGCGTACTTGGAACTGATGGCGGACAAGGCGCCGGCCACCATGGCCAGAACAACCAGCAGCATTCCCCTGGCCCGGGTGTCGGCTCCGTCCGCCGAAGCACTGTCGCGACTGAGTATCCAGATTACGGCAAAGGAAAGCAGCACGCCCGCCGCCTGAAGCGGTTGGAGGCGTTCCTGAAGCAGGAAGACGGCGAAAAGGACCACCAGGACGATGTTCATCCGGATCAACGGATAGGCCACCGTAGCGGGCATGTGTTTCAAGGCTTCGATGTGGGCCAGGGTGGCGCCGACAAAGGTCAGGCTGTTGGCCAGGGAAATGAAAATCAGAAAACCCAGGCTCGGGATGATGGGAGGATGCAGGACAAGCAGGACGCTACTGAGAACGGCCACCGTGACCATGAAACAAAACGTGGTCAGAAAC from the Desulfonatronum thiosulfatophilum genome contains:
- a CDS encoding TIGR04211 family SH3 domain-containing protein, yielding MKIIYWKLILIVAIVLLGAENLSARTVYVGERQEITQRTGPSTDHRVLKMLPTGARLTVLETNDGWLRVQGPDGTVGWVLQRFTSGELPSNLQLERLQQEYDQLRAASGGALDRVAELEASNTNLMDSLSEATSSLAALDEKYTTLAAEAANVIELKEQHDQAMQDLQQAEARIIRLSEENAELRSSEQLRWFLSGAGVVFGSWLFGFLMGRRRRRQPSSLRL
- a CDS encoding aldo/keto reductase; translated protein: MEHVTIPQTKLDVSRVALGTWAIGGWMWGGTDEQESIRTIHAALDKGVNVIDTAPVYGFGRSEEIVGKALKEYGRRENVRIATKAGLNWTADGQVFRDCTPERITKEIDESLQRLGVDHIDIYFVHWPDPTVPIEETAQVMNNLFKQGKIGSIGVSNYSTAQMDAFRGEAPLHLCQPPYNIFEREIEQDILPYCKTNNIALMTYGVLCRGLLSGKMRRDREFKGDDLRKADPKFQQPRYDQYLAAVEELKALGSKKNKGLLPFAVRWVLDRDVEIALWGGRNPDQMEPLAEIEGWKVDSEIMQRVEDILDEHVTDPVGPEFMAPPSRNDVSMD
- a CDS encoding DUF6691 family protein, with the translated sequence MSAKPESTSFPESNSGQLFLGLVFGVAFGFLLQKGGVAKYHVLIGVLLLEDFTVIKVMASAILVGMIGIYVMHRMGMVQYQLPSTRYAANIIGGLIFGAGFGLSGYCPGTNAAAIGQGNFDALAVAAGLIAGSWLFAEVPEKIKKKVQEWGDYGKLTLHELLDLQRGTVAVLTAIALIILLIVVEWLAPR
- a CDS encoding YeeE/YedE thiosulfate transporter family protein, with translation MTGMTLGRAVVTAGTFLVACSAHALGQQTDPLSPLSYPGPAWSPYLAGGLIGVLSWLTFYFSGKKIGASSAYAIIAGMLGKLFAPRRVNVLPYFQQNKPQVSWSLMLFAGIFIGAFLAAWTGGEITGRWLPPLWEARFGEGALSLRLIAAFFGGVLMAFGARVAGGCTSGHGISGTLQLSVGSWVAVICFFIGGILVAMLLYRV
- a CDS encoding MBL fold metallo-hydrolase, whose protein sequence is MAIVFEQIHTPGVAQLSYLLGNPSKGIGVVIDPRPDVDIYLHLARKHEVGITHIIETHIHVDFVSGSHELRAKVPNAKIYASHEADAGEYGYDHEPVHSGDTLDFGSFILTARHTPGHTAEHLAYLMSESKHKDSIWAVFSGDSLFVNSVGRPDLVGEEETKRLAGALYESIVGFYGSLDDSVLVFPCHGSGSSCGPDIGDLKCSTIGYEQKHNRYMRTKDRDAFIQMVLESSGPEPFYYKPMHHLNARGADVQGGYPPVPALSVADFKQTAENQNNIVLDTRDMMAFCGGHIPGALNIGARAELSSWAGWMLKFDDPLLLVLENDDQLERIVKLLWRTGYVHFAGYLVGGMKSWNNAGLMLNHIPQMSVHELKDVLKNVQLVDVRTPAEWKSGHIPGARHFFVPYLRDNIEKLDREKTTVTYCGSGYRSSIAASVLKQNGFDDVRNIPGSWQAWTNAGFPVEGGKP
- a CDS encoding Mut7-C RNAse domain-containing protein, which codes for MPVVITFHDDLRVFASFSRQGAKRGYPLLRRASVKDVIEAVGPPHTEVGEILLDGVPVGFDAVVEAGFELNVFPIAAPWDVAKATLLRPNPLPSLAFLVDENVHRLAELLRMIGMDAAGCRGMSDAAIAAESARSGRVLLSRDHRLLRRSRVVFGRLVRAHRPWDQLKEIVDLFGLASDIKAFSRCIHCNIRLEPRAKADVADRLEPLTSRYYQTFHECPACRRIYWAGSHHQRMVANLKAHGISDESRSS
- a CDS encoding NYN domain-containing protein; protein product: MIRKIVSIDLLPAEMRAKEFGFEWFPIDDFVHALDETKNVDVLEILVPLVRRVPDDDTAESFMQVAQNFERKKYALQMSGATVIESPAKRSTGDVGEWYYKQSDDQRLIIATLSLCLRLNPDFLILVAADGDYAPMVEELRRQGIRTEVAAPPHMLASDLRRVAWRNHNLDEVFKKIKKINAVIK
- a CDS encoding metal ABC transporter solute-binding protein, Zn/Mn family, whose amino-acid sequence is MFFCNILFFLLFISISPAGAQPFNVFVSIAPQKYFVDRIGGGLVNVSVMVPPGASPHMYEPRPAQMRALAEAEIYFAIGVEFENAILPKISSMHPNLRIVHTDRNIEKIPMIPHHHHDHEHESEKAHGHAHSHDHKQDHGHKHDNDHGHKRGHDHKHDNENKHGHGHDQDNGHKQGHGHTHAYGDPHHVDAHNGPDTHIWLSPDLVRIQAGVILEALSALDSAHASVYEANFNSFMKDLDDLDADIRSTLSEKEGAAFMVFHPAWGYFARHYGLEQIPVEVEGKDPRAQDLQNLIQRAKAEQIRVVFVSPQFSARSAETIATAIDGEIIAIDPLAEDWMANMRLVAEKFRKAML
- a CDS encoding metal ABC transporter ATP-binding protein yields the protein MPAPVVHVQDVHFAYTGQHCVLENVNLDVQQGDFLAVLGPNGGGKTTLLKLLLGILSPHKGTISVLGEPPGSTPSQVGYVPQNTNIHNLFPITVKDVVLLGRLPRRNRWRNFSQTDEQAARQALEHVGIWPLRNKRIGQLSGGQRQRVFIARALANSPELLFLDEPTASVDREFQTLFYNLLKELNATTTIIVVSHDLSILSSHAKSVACVNKALFYHDQAEFTQNMLEATYHCPVELVVHGAFPHRVLKEHGCS
- a CDS encoding metal ABC transporter permease, producing the protein MSLDFLQFEFMRNALLACLLISISCGIMGTLVVVNRLVFLSGGIAHASYGGVGAAMYLGSSPYFGAALFALLASGIMGVVSLKSKHRSDTVIGVIWAVGMAVGIILVDITPGYNVDLMSYLFGSILLVPRESLWLMAGLNLAVLAWIWFFYSDMLAMSYDEEYAQVMGAPVRLLYFALLALTALTVVVVIQAVGLILVIALLTIPAVIAEGFSRSLGTMMAWSVFFSATFCIFGLLLAYHLNLTAGASIVMVAAAAFFLVKTLQWVRGRRIP
- a CDS encoding DMT family transporter, which translates into the protein MEAWYAYSLLALLLLGGQRFLYKVAAARNCGTFLTTFCFMVTVAVLSSVLLVLHPPIIPSLGFLIFISLANSLTFVGATLAHIEALKHMPATVAYPLIRMNIVLVVLFAVFLLQERLQPLQAAGVLLSFAVIWILSRDSASADGADTRARGMLLVVLAMVAGALSAISSKYAADGTDLLAFIALSYIFSTLFTLVLAPRMFAPDPDHDSKKTAVGIGLAMGLLNLAGFYFFLKALALGPLAIVAAVNGMHFLVAVVLSVVVFREKMTRNRVAALVLAVGAIILVRG